ACCGTCACGCCCACGCCGACTCCAACTTTGACGCCAACCGCGACGCCCACAGCGATGATCGAACTGACGCCGACAACGGTCGAGCTCAAGACCACCGGCCACAGGAAAGCGATCAAAGTGAAGGCCGTCAAAGGCGGTATGTCTGTGCTGGGACCGATCACGGTCTCACTCGATCAGCCCAGTCTGTTTGAAATTACGAAGAACAAATGCGCGACGCTGACGATTCTCAAGCCCAACCATAAGTGCAAAGTCTATGTGGCGGCCTATGCAGGCGCGGGCGGTCAGAGCGCCTCGATCGCGGTCAGCGCGGCGAACGCGGCGCAGCAGACCGCGGTCCTGTCGGCGTCGGCGCCGACCACAAAGTAGCCCGCCGCGCGTCTGCCCTCCCCTGCGAACGCTCGCTAAGCAACGGAGCCCTTGAAAGGGCACGGGCGGCGTCGCTATCGTGGCGCGTGTTCGACACGGCGCCCATCTCGATGCGGGATTGAATAGTGGCGTGCGCCTCAGCCAGGCCTAACGTGCTCAATCGCCAGGTGGATTATGACACTGTGGAAAGCTGACCAGACCTTCTATCCGTCGCCGCGCATGGCGATGCAGGCGCCGCGCGAAAAGCTGGCCTACGTGGCGGCCTTCACTCCGGCGGCGGCGCAAACCGCCAGTTCTCCCAGGCGCGACGCAATGTGCGTGCTCGATCTCGATCCCGCCTCGTCGAGCTACAGCCAGGTCGTCGGGCGGCTCGAGATGCCGGTCGCCAGCGACGAATTGCATCACTTTGGCTGGAACGCCTGCAGCGCGGCGCTCTGCCCGTATGCACCGCATCCGCATGTCGAGCGGCGTTACCTGATCGTGCCGGGACTGCGTTCGTCGCGAATTTACATAATCGACACCAAGCCCGATCCGCGCGCGCCGAAAATCGTCAAGATAATCGAGCCGGAAGAGATCGCGTCGCGCACCGGGTACAGCCGTCCGCATACGATTCACTGCGGACCCGACGCGATTTACGTCAGCGCACTGGGAGCACCTAACGGCGAGGGGCCCGGCGGCCTGTTCCTGCTCGACCACGAAAGCTTTGACGTGCTGGGGCGTTGGGAGGTCGATCGCGGACCGCAGTATCTGGCCTACGACTTCTGGTGGCATCTCGGACACGACGTCGCGATTACCAGCGAGTGGGGCACGCCCAACATGATCGAGAAGGGGTTGCAGCCGGATCTGCTGATGGGCGGAAAGTATGGCCACGCGTTGCATCTGTGGGATTTGCGCCGCCGGCGCCATCTGCAAACGCTCGAAATGAGCGCCGAGTACCAGATGGCGCTCGAACTGCGGCCGGCGCACGATCCGACCAAAACCCATGGCTTCGTCGGCGTGGTGATCTCGACGAAGGATCTGTCGGCGTCGATCTGGTTGTGGCATCGCGATAAGGGCAACTGGGGCTTGCGGAAAATTATCGATGTGCCGGCCGAATTGGCTGATCCGGATCTGCTGCCGCCGGCGCTCAAGCCCTTCAAGGCCGTGCCGCCGCTGATCACCGACATCAATCTGAGCCTCGACGACCGCTATCTTTATCTCGCCTGCTTTGGCACCGGCGACCTGCAACAGTGGGACGTGAGCGATCCGTTCACGCCGAAGTTAACCGGCAAGGTGCGGCTGGGCGGAATCGTTGCCCACGCGCCGCATCCCAAGGCGGGTGCGTTGAATGGCGGCTCGCAGATGCTCGAACTGAGCCGCGACGGCAAGCGCATCTATCTGAGCAATTCGCTTTACGGCTCGTGGGATGAGCAGTTCTACCCGGAGGGGGTGCGCGGCTGGGTTACAGTGGTCAACGCAAACCCGGCCGGTGGCCTCGAAATTGACCCGAAATTCTTTGTGCCCTTCAGTGGCGAACGGGCTCATCAGGTGCGGCTCGAAGGGGGCGACTCCTCCTCGGATTCCTATTGCTACCCGTGAGCCGGGCGTGGCCCTGGGTCGCGATTACGCTGCTCGGCGCGTATCACGGCTTCGACCCGTCGATGGGGTGGCTGTTCGCCGTTGCGTTGGGCTTGCAGGAGAGGCGCCGGAGAAAAGTGATCGCGGCACTGTTCCCGATCGCGGCCGGGCATTTCATCTCGATCGCGCTGGTGGTGGGACTAATCGCCGGCGCGATGTCGAGCGCTTGGTGGATTATCCGTCCGGCCGGGGCCGCTGCCTTGATCCTGTTCGGGTTGTTCCGGCTTATCCGGCCGCGCGCCCATCCGCGCTGGGTTGCGATGAAGGTCAGTGCTTTTGATCTGGTTATCTGGTCATTCCTGATGGCGACGGCGCACGGCGCCGGCCTGATGCTTTTCCCGATCCTGCTCAAGCTACCGTCGTCTCCGGCGATGCCGATGGCGATGATGCATCACCATCACGCGCTGCCGGCGATCGGCGGCGGGGCGATCGGGCTGGTCGAGAGCCTCGCGGTGGTGCTTTTGCACACGGGCGCGATGTTCCTGACAATGGGCACGATCGCGATCGTGGTGTACGAATGGATCGGATTGCGCATCCTGCGCAGCGCGTGGATCAATCTCGATGCGATCTGGGCCGGCGCGCTAATCGCTGCGGGCGCGCTGTCGATCGTGATCTAGCAGAGCGAGGACTGAGTCGTCCGGTGCGGAGCTTTTGCAGTAAAGACCAGCACGGAGCTAAAGAATGTTGATGGACTACGACGACATCGTGGTTGGCGCGGGTTCGTCCGGCGCGGCGCTGGCGGCGCGGCTGAGCGAAGATCCCGATCGCGCAGTGCTGCTGCTCGAGGCCGGTCCGGATTATCCGGTTATTGCCGAGAGCCCGGACGACCTCCTGCACTCGTGGGTCTCGATGGGTCCGCACGATTGGGGCTACGCCGCCGAGGTCGTGCCTGGGCGCGAGATCGCCTTTCCGCGCGGCAAAGTGACGGGCGGCTCTTCTGCGGTCAACGGCCATATCGCGCTGCGCGGCACGCCCGAGGATTTCGACGAATGGGCGGCGCTCGGCAATCCGGAGTGGAGTTTCGAGAAGGTCCTGCCGGCCCATCGCAAGCTCGAGAACGATCGCGACGCGCATGGCGACTTTCACGGCGCCAACGGGCCCATCTGGATTGAGCGTCCGCAACCGGCCGCCTGGCAGCCGATCAATCGAGCCTTTTACGAGGCTTGCTGCGCGCAGGGCTATCCCGAAGTCTGGGATCACAATGATCCGCGCTCGACCGGCATCGGGCCATGGCCGCGCAATCGGCGCGAGGGCGTGCGCATCTCGACCGCGATCGGGTATCTCGCCGCAGCGCGTCCGCGGCTCAACCTGACGATCCGCGCCAACTGTAATGTCAATCGCGTAATCGTTGAGAACGGGCGGGCGACCGGCCTGCAAGTGGAGTGTGGCGGGATGGTTCAGCGCCTGCGCGCGCGGCGGATTACGCTCTCGGCCGGCGCGATCAATTCGCCGGCGATCCTGCTGCGCTCGGGTGTCGGACCGCGCGCCGAACTCGCGGCGCTGGGAATCGAGTCTGTCGTGGACGCGCCGGGCGTCGGCCGCAATCTAATCGATCATCTGCTGGTCTTCGTCGCCGGGACGCCGATGCCCGGTATTCCGCACGATCCGGCCGTGACCAATCCGATCGGGATTCGTTACACCGCGGACGGCTCGCGCGAATTCAACGACATGCAGATGTACATCTTCAACTTCTTCGATCCCAAAGTTGC
The Candidatus Binataceae bacterium genome window above contains:
- a CDS encoding selenium-binding family protein, with product MTLWKADQTFYPSPRMAMQAPREKLAYVAAFTPAAAQTASSPRRDAMCVLDLDPASSSYSQVVGRLEMPVASDELHHFGWNACSAALCPYAPHPHVERRYLIVPGLRSSRIYIIDTKPDPRAPKIVKIIEPEEIASRTGYSRPHTIHCGPDAIYVSALGAPNGEGPGGLFLLDHESFDVLGRWEVDRGPQYLAYDFWWHLGHDVAITSEWGTPNMIEKGLQPDLLMGGKYGHALHLWDLRRRRHLQTLEMSAEYQMALELRPAHDPTKTHGFVGVVISTKDLSASIWLWHRDKGNWGLRKIIDVPAELADPDLLPPALKPFKAVPPLITDINLSLDDRYLYLACFGTGDLQQWDVSDPFTPKLTGKVRLGGIVAHAPHPKAGALNGGSQMLELSRDGKRIYLSNSLYGSWDEQFYPEGVRGWVTVVNANPAGGLEIDPKFFVPFSGERAHQVRLEGGDSSSDSYCYP
- a CDS encoding GMC oxidoreductase, yielding MDYDDIVVGAGSSGAALAARLSEDPDRAVLLLEAGPDYPVIAESPDDLLHSWVSMGPHDWGYAAEVVPGREIAFPRGKVTGGSSAVNGHIALRGTPEDFDEWAALGNPEWSFEKVLPAHRKLENDRDAHGDFHGANGPIWIERPQPAAWQPINRAFYEACCAQGYPEVWDHNDPRSTGIGPWPRNRREGVRISTAIGYLAAARPRLNLTIRANCNVNRVIVENGRATGLQVECGGMVQRLRARRITLSAGAINSPAILLRSGVGPRAELAALGIESVVDAPGVGRNLIDHLLVFVAGTPMPGIPHDPAVTNPIGIRYTADGSREFNDMQMYIFNFFDPKVAPGLNLDLPLPSVSVVPGLQRPRSRGRLTLRSADPNVPPRIELNYLDDPEDLRRMIDGVRLAWRLMHRAPFAAYLKEIVNLTQEVVDSDAALADFVRTNCSTIYHPVGTAKMGPSSDPLAVVDQFCRVRGVANLRVVDASVMPNIVRANTNLTCIMIGERAAEWMRAEP